The Henckelia pumila isolate YLH828 chromosome 2, ASM3356847v2, whole genome shotgun sequence genome includes a window with the following:
- the LOC140881711 gene encoding remorin-like isoform X1, protein MTVEEAQKVEPVAPPPPPPVAPVEAPKDVAGEKAVVPPPTEKKPDDSKALAIVEKPADVKEHGGSVDRDAVLARVATEKRLSFVRAWEESEKSKAENKAQKKLSAIGVWENCKKAKLEAELKQIEEQLEKKKAKYIEKVKNKVALIHKAAEEKRATTEAKRGEDLLKAEETAAKYRATGTGPKKLLGCF, encoded by the exons ATGACTGTGGAAGAAGCCCAGAAAGTGGAGCCGGTGGCTCCGCCTCCCCCGCCGCCGGTAGCGCCGGTTGAAGCCCCGAAAGATGTAGCAGGAGAAAAGGCTGTGGTGCCACCTCCCACCGAAAAGAAACCGGATGATTCCAAGGCTCTTGCCATCGTTGAAA AACCAGCTGATGTGAAAGAACACGGGGGATCTGTCGACAGAG ATGCAGTATTAGCTCGGGTAGCAACGGAGAAGAGGTTGTCCTTTGTCAGAGCTTGGGAGGAAAGTGAGAAGTCAAAAGCTGAAAACAA AGCTCAGAAGAAACTTTCTGCCATTGGGGTATGGGAGAACTGCAAGAAAGCCAAACTAGAAGCCGAGCTTAAGCAGATTGAG GAACAACTAGAGAAAAAGAAAGCAAAATACATAGAAAAGGTGAAAAACAAGGTTGCTTTAATCCACAAGGCAGCAGAAGAAAAACGAGCGACAACCGAAGCCAAACGAGGGGAAGATCTTCTCAAGGCAGAGGAGACTGCGGCAAAATACCGTGCCACTGGAACCGGTCCGAAAAAATTACTGGGGtgtttttga
- the LOC140881711 gene encoding remorin-like isoform X2, with protein MTVEEAQKVEPVAPPPPPPVAPVEAPKDVAGEKAVVPPPTEKKPDDSKALAIVETDVKEHGGSVDRDAVLARVATEKRLSFVRAWEESEKSKAENKAQKKLSAIGVWENCKKAKLEAELKQIEEQLEKKKAKYIEKVKNKVALIHKAAEEKRATTEAKRGEDLLKAEETAAKYRATGTGPKKLLGCF; from the exons ATGACTGTGGAAGAAGCCCAGAAAGTGGAGCCGGTGGCTCCGCCTCCCCCGCCGCCGGTAGCGCCGGTTGAAGCCCCGAAAGATGTAGCAGGAGAAAAGGCTGTGGTGCCACCTCCCACCGAAAAGAAACCGGATGATTCCAAGGCTCTTGCCATCGTTGAAA CTGATGTGAAAGAACACGGGGGATCTGTCGACAGAG ATGCAGTATTAGCTCGGGTAGCAACGGAGAAGAGGTTGTCCTTTGTCAGAGCTTGGGAGGAAAGTGAGAAGTCAAAAGCTGAAAACAA AGCTCAGAAGAAACTTTCTGCCATTGGGGTATGGGAGAACTGCAAGAAAGCCAAACTAGAAGCCGAGCTTAAGCAGATTGAG GAACAACTAGAGAAAAAGAAAGCAAAATACATAGAAAAGGTGAAAAACAAGGTTGCTTTAATCCACAAGGCAGCAGAAGAAAAACGAGCGACAACCGAAGCCAAACGAGGGGAAGATCTTCTCAAGGCAGAGGAGACTGCGGCAAAATACCGTGCCACTGGAACCGGTCCGAAAAAATTACTGGGGtgtttttga